TGGCTCTTGTCCACATTGCATTGAATGTATCAGCCTGTAACTCCTTTGATATTTTCAGGAATTTAATTAGCTGATATGTTTATATAAGGAAAAATGACCATTTTGGTCCCTAACTACTTAAATCGGTGACAATTTAATGAGTTTAGATTTTCTATTAAGTTTTTTGGTACTATTCTCTGCTGAACATAAACAATACTTTGATGTTGGTagtttaaaaatcattttaatatatttaaaacatcaaaatcagtTTCTACCAGTATATTTTGAAGTCATAAcacaaaatccaaaatccaacAGAAAATTCAAATTCCAATTTAATCTCTGAAAGAACAAAATTTCTGATTTAATGAATCTGATGTACCCTTTGCACATTcagaaacaaaattagaactttGGTTCTTTCTGGGTACTGAATTCCATATTTGCACATTCAAGAACCAAAATATGACCCTTATGCAAATGGGTAAATGAAACTTACATCAGGCATGGAAGGCAAGCCACCAATTAATTCACATCATCGGTAAGGGTCCACACCAAGCTAAAACATTTCAGATGAGAACTAAGTCACCAATTTTCCTTTGAAATAGTACAGGATAATTCACAAAAAGAGTGCATTTCTACTGTAATACCTTACTACAGCGATCACAAATACTGCAACAAGATATGCAACTTTAAACAGCAGCTTCTTTTTCTCAGAATTCAGCTTATTGTATATTTCGGTAACATCTGCTAAGTGTTCTCTTCTACTGTACCTGAAATTAGGTTCCATGTCAgttgtaataatatatttagaaataatGTGCATAGGTAATAACAGCACATGTTTTAGACAGATAAACATTATTGAAATTCAATGCTTTCTGGATTCCATTTATTATCTCATGCAGGATTACACTGTGCCATTACACTGTGCCACAAATGCCCAGTTTAATGCCAAGATTTTGCACTCAAAATTGCAATCTAATTATCCATATTTCAGACCATATTTGAATGTAAATGCGGACTATTTTACAGATAAGAAGTAAAATTTCAAGGCAGAAGGATTAAATTTCCATGTCAAAAGTGTTCCAACTTCTAACATTATCTAAACTGCAGTGCATTTTCAACTAGGCAACTCAAATTTTGATGAGCTTTGCTTCAAGTGATCAACATTTTCAACCACTAAATAAACACAAATTTTCCCAATAAGAAGATTGAGAAGCTTAGTGAAACAGAtacaacaatttaaaattaacaactaCACAACTATATTAAAAGGGCACCAAAAGTTATGGTATGTGAGGTTCTAGTGATAAAACTGATtcaattacaatttaaatgctGCATGACTTGAACACTGCAATCTATGTTTCATGTGAAAGAACTAAAGCATAGCTATTTCATCTTTCCACCAAGCTTTATAGTCTACAATAtcagaaaaatataaaacaagatTTATGAAGACAAAATCAATAAAGCACAAACTTATTGAGAAGGAAAGCAAAAGAAAACTTACGATCTCACATTGTAATACAGAGAAGGGAGAGATAGGAAGAATATAAACCAATGTCCAGCTATAAGATTTACGAAGCATAAGATTCCTTGGACAATAAACTCTGGCACCACAACCTTGTTTATCCGAGATGTTGAATCATACGGATTGATATAATCAAATtcaagatccaccaataatagaAGCTGCATAAAAGTTTCAAGGAATGagaaaaaatttcataagtaGTAAGCAGCATTTTTGCTCATTTTCACTAATGGATAGCaaattgagtttttcttttcattctttaaCCTTAGTTTTAAAACTTCATCAATGTTATTGGTTGTAGTTTTGTAGGTAAAAATATTCACTTCTAGTACATTACACTATCTTTATAGACTAcgaaaatatagaaaaacaattttgaaaGAACTAGGAATTAATACACATGAGAATTATGACATTGCAGAGCTACACCTATTTGGAATGGCCAAATACAATTCAAATTGAAGTAAAAAGAACAAGGCCATTAATATTTTGCACACAGAAACTACAAAGAAGCTTTTCAAATAAGGTAAAAGCCAAAACAAAAAGGTGAAATAAAGCATAATAATGGTGTGAGTCTTACCAATGTATTTCATCTTACCTTAAGGAAAATATGGCTTAGTTTTCAAACCtttgtaagaaattttttgaaaataagcaATTACTTTCCagaatgtaatatatatatatatatatatatatatatatatatatatatatatatatattgttttttttcaaataaatgacTTACACCCAGAAAGTGGTTCTATAATCTATACACAGGCCTGGACTAATCACTTACCATCAAGATCTGAAAGGCTCTCCGCCCAATACAAAAGAATAAAccacataattatataaaaaaattgatacaattggAATTGGAATCGAAACCTTATGCCCTTGCAcgctaaaaataaattattttaccaCTGAATTGTGAAGATTAATCGAGAATTTACATAATGAAATGCTGCTCAGGATCAATAATTGCGCTTCATTACcattattaaacaaaaatcaatataaGACACTGACAAACAAAAACcttgaaaagaaacaaaaaaaatggaatcaTAAAGAAGAGAAAGGAAATAATGTGATGTAACAGTGAAATACCTGGTAACCAAGAATACAGAGAAGGGTCAAGATGAGGGCAAACGTTGAGATCCAATACAACACCTCCGCCATAACGCCCACCGCTGCATGccgttttttttttacttcttcttGTATGGTGTTTTTCTTAAACCGGGTTCCTTGGAAATCAAATTCATCATTTATTGCGAATTTTCCTTTTACATAGAATGAATGGTTCCTTTTTTGGGCCCCATAAAGCCCTTCATAAGTAAGTTGGGCTGGGATAAAGTTTTGCTAACAAtttcttaaacttaaaatttatgcattttagaaaaataacaataattatgaatttagttatgatataatttatatgtattacAATAAATTATCCTGTTTTTCCTATTAAAGcaccaaatatatataaaaaatttacgtaaacataaaatattaattatatttatgtaaatgttatttataatcattataaaaaaaactttagaattttcataattattcattctttttaaaatcgctcaactcaatttcattcttaaccttttttttaaattatgtatttacaCATTCTCCAAACTATTATCAATATctccaaaatatttataaataatattttatgatataatactattttattcatttttaaaatattataatataaaaatttgtataagaaacttaaaaatagtattttaggATTGACAGacagtttaaattttaaaataatgataattgattattttaatattaaaaatttaaattataaataaaaattttataaatgagtttcacTTCTCTTTACATTTCTCACTCTTATCTATCTTCTTTCTAGATTTCTAGATTTCTCACTCTTGTATTTATCTTTTTGAAGATTTGAGATACCTAGGGTGATTCCTATGGCGAGCTCTACACTCTTGTCCTATTTCCTTGGTTTGATGTTAATTTTTGTGCATGTGAGTGATTTTGGCTCGCATGTGATCTCTATGTCTTCATTGTGAGTTTTTGCTTATCAGTGGTTCTAAGATTGTTATCTGTGTTTTCATTATTCTCAGATAGTTGGAAGGGAGTTTTGATACTCCTTGAGTGGTTAGAATCTTTGTATAGTTCTTATAAGTAAGGGGGGCTAATTTGAAGTATTTCTTTTCGAAGATATAAGAATATTGAATTGATAGATTGTATGATCAAAATCTGAATGATTTATGTGTTTGATATGAGGAATTGAGGAATGATGTATGATTTTATGAATTTGATGTGTTCACACTACAAGAAATCAACTAAATTTTCATATGACAACacgtaaaaaaaaactatattgaGGTGATTAGAATTTGGCAATAGAACAAACTTTTCGTTTATAGAACTTGACATTGAAATAACtatatgtttttcatttatatgattacaggatgccaacaaattcaaaattaaggATGTAGTGATTAGAATTTGGCAGTAGAACAGACATAATCAAAACATATCAATTTAAAGTAAGAGCATTTAGAGAATGAAACTAAAGTCatgataaaatattcaaagtctCTATATTATAGTTT
This region of Vigna unguiculata cultivar IT97K-499-35 chromosome 5, ASM411807v1, whole genome shotgun sequence genomic DNA includes:
- the LOC114184051 gene encoding protein cornichon homolog 4-like is translated as MAEVLYWISTFALILTLLCILGYQLLLLVDLEFDYINPYDSTSRINKVVVPEFIVQGILCFVNLIAGHWFIFFLSLPSLYYNVRSYSRREHLADVTEIYNKLNSEKKKLLFKVAYLVAVFVIAVVSLVWTLTDDVN